In the genome of Hemitrygon akajei unplaced genomic scaffold, sHemAka1.3 Scf000126, whole genome shotgun sequence, one region contains:
- the LOC140723690 gene encoding nuclear factor 7, ovary-like gives MPIKEAVKIYMDQLKSSIDSLTKKKSDFQEKEQQQKEKISGVQKQSHSVQSHITSQFAELRWIITEKEQSLLRDLREEEKRILNTMEKNLIKIQENIRIIQEEILKLKEQMDQKDGVIFLK, from the exons atgccgattaaagaagctgttaaaatctacatg gatcagctaaaatcttccatagactctctcacaaaaaagaaatcagacttccaggaaaaggaacagcaacagaaagagaagatttccggagttcag aaacagtcacacagcgttcagtcccacatcacatcccagtttgctgaactgcgctggattatcactgagaaagagcagagcttactcagggatctcagggaagaagagaagaggattcttaatacaatggagaaaaatcttattaagattcaagagaatataaggattattcaggaggaaatcttgAAGTTAAAGgagcagatggatcaaaaagatggtgtgatatttctcaag